TCCGAGGAACGCGACCGCGAGCGCAAGCCGCAGCTCTACGCCAGAGCCGGGATCACCCACTTCTGGCGGGTCGAGGAGGTGTCGGGACGGCCGACCGTCTACGTCTACGAGCTTGACCCGGCCACGGGCGCCTATGCGCTCACCGGCATCCACCACGACCGGCTCAAGCTCACCGTCCCGTTCGACATCGACATCGACCTGGCCGAGATCGACCGGCTCTGACCGGCAGCCGGGGCCGCGACCGAGGGCTTCGGTTCCGGTCGCGGCCCCATGCGGGAGAGCGGGGCGCGGTCAGGTGCCCATCTCCTCCAGGGTCCGGCCCTTTGTCTCTCGGATCAGCTTCCAGACGAAGACGAAGGACAGCACCGCCATCGCGGTGTAGATCGCGTAGGTGCCCGGCAGGCTCCAGTCCCGCAGGCTCGGGAAGGTGACCGTGACCAGCCAGTTCGCGACCCACTGCGTCGCCGTCGCCACGGCCATCGCCGCCGCCCGGATGCGCAGCGGGAACATCTCCCCCAGCAGCACCCACACGACCACGCCCCAGGACAGCGCGAAGAACAGCACGAAGGAGCTGGCCGACAGCAGCGCGACGACGCCCCACTCGAACGGCAGGTTCGCATCGTCCCCCGCGACCTGGGCGTGGCTGAAGGCGTAGGAGGTCATCCCCAGCGCGACGGCCATGCCGGCCGAGCCGATGAGCAGCAGCGGCTTGCGGCCGATCTTGTCCACCAGGGCGATCGCGATGAACGTGCCGATGATGTTGACGATGGAGGTGAACAGGCTCAGCAGCAGCGCGTTGGTCTCCTGCACGCCGACCGACTGCCACAGCGACGCGGAGTAGTAGAAGATCACGTTGATGCCGACCAACTGCTGGAACGCCGACAGCGCCATGCCGATCCACACGATCGGCAGCAGCCCGAACCGACCGCGCAGATCGCTCAGCCGGGGCTTGGTCTCCGAGCCCAGCGCACGGCGGATCTCGGTGATCCGGTACTCGATGTCGCCGCCCTCGACCTCGCGCAGGACGGTGCGCGCCCGTTCGACCTTGCCGATGCGCACCAGGTAGCGCGGCGACTCGGGAATCCCCAGACTCAGCACGAAGTACAGCAGTGCGGGGAGCACCTCCACGCCCAGCATCCACTGCCATGCCTGCAGCGGGCCGATGTAGTCCAGCGCGCTGCCGCCGGCGCCGACCGCGAGGCCGTAGTTGACCAGTTGGGACAGCGCGATGCCCAGCACGATGGCGAGCTGCTGCAGCGAGGCCAGTCGGCCGCGGTAGGCTGGCGGGGAGACCTCGGCGATGTAGGTCGGCGCGATCACCGAGGCGATGCCGATCGCGATGCCGCCGACGACCCGCCACGCCATCAGGTCCCAGATGGTGAACGGCAGCGCCGAGCCGATGGCGCTGGCCGCGAACAGCACGGCGGCGATCTGCATGACGCGGATGCGCCCGAACCGGTCGGCCATGCCTCCGGCGATGGCCGCACCCACGGCCGACCCGAGGAGGGCCGCGGCGACGGTGAAGCCGGTGACGGCGGAACTGACCTGGAAATGGTCCTCGATGGCAGCGACGGCCCCGTTGATGACCGAACTGTCGTAGCCGAAGAGGAATCCGCCCATCGCGGCGGCTCCCGCGATGAGCGCCACGTGGACGATGTTCATCTCATCACCGGTTTTGGCTCCTTCTGGGCCTGCTCTTGACACGAGATACTCCTAGCCGGGTTCGTCCTTCGATCCGTCTCGTCCGGATCGGACCCGATTGTTCACGCGGACCCCTTCAAGGCCCTCACGGGGAGTGAGGGCCACCGGTACGACACAGCCGTGACACGAGTCACCTTCCGGAAAAACGCGGCCTTACACGCGCGTCGGGTCACCGGTGGGTGACTCAGCGCACTCGTCTCGTCCGTGGCCTGCTCGTCCGCGGCGTCGACCGCCCCGGCGACGTTGCTCCCGGGGCACAGTGGGTAGGCAGGCCACGTCGCGAGGAAGACGCCAAGGACGGAGAAGAACCATGCCGGAACCACTCGACCTCCACGGCGAGGCGATGGCGGAGTTCGACCGGCGCGTGCGCGCCGTGCAGCTGCACCAGTGGGCCGATGCGACGCCGTGCACGCAGTGGGATGTCCACGACCTGGTCAACCATCTGGTCCAGGAGCAGTTGTGGGCGCCGCACCTGCTGGCCGGCGGCACGATCGAGGAGGCCGGCGACCGCTACGGCGGCGACCGGCTGGGCGAGGAGCCCGCCGCCACCTGGGAGATCGCCGCCCGCGAGGCGCGCGCCGCCTGGTTGCGGCCGGGGGTGCTGGACTCCACCGTGCACCTGTCGTTCGGGGACGCGCCGGCGACGGTCTACCTGTGGCAGATGACCTTCGACCTGGCCGTGCACGCCTGGGACCTGGCCAGGGCGATCGGGGAGGACGACAAGCTCGACCCCGGGCTGGCCGAGGCGCTGGAGGAATGGGTGGGGCGGCAGGACTTCGGCGCCAGCGGGCTGTTCGATCCGCCCGTCGAGGTCCCCGCCGACGCCGACGCCCAGACCCGGTTGCTCGCGGCCACCGGACGGCGCCCCTGAACCGTCCGGTCCCGGAGGGAGGGAGACGTTTCCCGGCAAATGCGGATGTTCGGGGGCACCGGCCGAATCGCGCCGGATTTTTTGTTAGAGACGCGGCGATCCGGATAGCACGACCCTGCGGGATGGGACCCACACCGGCCGGCCGTCACGGGGAAAGACGGTCGGCCGGTGCCTTTTGACCACGCTTGCCGCCTTGGAGGACCGCCTTGTCGCGTTTCGGGTATTTCCTGGCCACGGAGGAGCACTCACCGCGTGAACTCATCCGGCAGGCCCGCAGGGCCGAGGAGGCGGGGTTCGAGGCGTTGTGGATCTCCGACCACTACCACCCGTGGCTCGACGTCCAGGGGCAGAGCGCCTTCGTGTGGTCGGTGATCGGCGCGATCGGCGAGGTCACCTCGCTGCCGATCGGCACCGCCGTGACCTGCCCCATGGTGCGCATCCACCCCGCGATCGTCGCCCAGGCGGCGGCGACCTCGGCGGCGCAGGTGCGCGGCGGGTTCACCCTCGGGGTGGGGACCGGCGAGGCGCTCAACGAGCACATCCTCGGCGACCCGTGGCCGGCCGCGGCGGAACGGCGCGAGATGCTCGAAGAGGCCGTCGAGGTCATGCGTGAACTGTGGACCGGCAAGCTGGTCAACCACGACGGCGTGCACTACAAGGTCGACACCGCCCGGCTGTACACGCTGCCGGAGCAGGCCCCGCAGGTCTACGTCTCGGCGTTCGGCGACAAGGCGGCGCGGATGGCCGGCCGCATCGGCGACGGCCTGGTCCTCATGGGACCCGACACCTCCACCATCGAGGTCTTCCGTGACAGCGGCGGCGCGGGCAAGCCGATCCAGGCCGGGATGAAGGCCTGCTGGGGCAGCGACGCCGAGGAGGCCGCGCGCTACGCCTGCGAGAAGTGGCCCAACGACGCGATCCCGGGCGAGGCGTCCCAACTGCTGCCGCTGCCGCGCCACTACGAGCAGCTCTCCGGACTCATCACGCCCGAGCGCATCGCCGAGTCGATGCCGTGCGGCCCCGACCCGCAGCGCCACCTCGACGCCCTTCAGGAGTACGTGGACGCCGGCATCGACGACGTCTACGTCGGCCAGGTCGGGCACCGCCAGGACGACTTCTTCGAGTTCTACGGCGACGAGGTGCTGCCGGAGCTGAAGAAGCGCCGCTGAGCGGCGCCCGGCGGTCCCGATCACCGCCTCCTCGTGAATCCAGGACGGAAACCGTCCTGAACGGTCCCTGGTGTCGGTCCCGGCGCCGCGCCCACGGCGGCGACCTCGGCGCCTCCGTGGCGCCGGAGATCGCCGAGGCCGTCCCCGACCGTGTGGCCGGAGTGCACATCAACGGCGGGATCGGCTTCCGAGGCCGACCTCCCGGAGGTGGATGAGGAGGAGCGGGCGCACTACGCGGAGAGGCGGAAGTGGGCGGGCGGGGGCGTGGAGCGACCGCGCGGCGTCATCACCGGAACGCCGCGAGCCAGAACACGGGAGGGGACGCCCCGGAATACCACGCTGCGGACGTCCGTGCCTTCACCGAGCACCCGCGCGACCTCCGCGTCGAGCTCGACCGGCCCGTGGTCGACGTTCTGCACGGAGCCGGTGTGGCCGCGGCCCCGCAGCGACCATCCCCGGTCAGAGGAAGGCGGGCGGCTCGTGGGTGGTCCACAAAGCACCGCGCCGAAGTTTTGGCGCGTTCGTCCGCTGCGCAGTGTGATCGGGGTCCCCGATGATCGTCCCCATGACGATCTTCGAACCCCTCGCTGACAAGGCCCTGCGGCGCGAACCGCTCTCCCGCGAGGAGTTGCTGTCCGTGCTCACCTGCTCCGACGATGACCTGCTCGACGCCGTCGCCGCGGCGTTCAGGGTGCGGCGGCGCCACTTCGGCCGTCGGGTCAAGCTCAACTACCTGGTGAACCTCAAGAGCGGCCTGTGCCCCGAGGACTGCTCCTACTGCTCCCAGCGCCTGGGGTCGGCGGCCGACATCGTCAAGTACACCTGGCTGCGCCCCGAGCAGACCCGCGAGGCCGTCGACTGCGGCGTCGGCGCCGGCGCGGCACGGGTCTGCCTCGTGGCCAGCGGCCGCGGCCCCACCGACCGCGACGTGGACCGCCTGGGCTCGACCATCGAGCAGATCAAGGACGACCACCCCGATGTGGAGGTGTGCGCCTGCCTCGGCCTGCTCTCCGACGGCCAGGCCGAGCGGCTGCGCGAGGCGGGCGTGGACGCCTACAACCACAATCTCAACACCTCCGGCGAGCGCTACGGCGACATCTGCACCACCCACGACTTCACCGACCGCGTCGACACCGTGCAGCGGGCCAAGCACGCGGGTCTGTCGCCGTGCTCGGGCCTCATCGCGGGCATGGGAGAGACCGACGACGACCTGATCGACGCCCTGACCGCGCTGCGCGAACTGGAGCCGGACTCGGTTCCGGTCAACTTCCTCATCCCGTTCGAGGGGACCCCGCTGGCCGGGAAGTGGGACCTGGACCCGCGGCGCTGCCTGCGCATTCTGGTGGCCGCCCGGTTGGTCTTCCCCGACGCCGAGGTCCGCCTGGCCGGCGGC
This sequence is a window from Spinactinospora alkalitolerans. Protein-coding genes within it:
- the bioB gene encoding biotin synthase BioB, which codes for MTIFEPLADKALRREPLSREELLSVLTCSDDDLLDAVAAAFRVRRRHFGRRVKLNYLVNLKSGLCPEDCSYCSQRLGSAADIVKYTWLRPEQTREAVDCGVGAGAARVCLVASGRGPTDRDVDRLGSTIEQIKDDHPDVEVCACLGLLSDGQAERLREAGVDAYNHNLNTSGERYGDICTTHDFTDRVDTVQRAKHAGLSPCSGLIAGMGETDDDLIDALTALRELEPDSVPVNFLIPFEGTPLAGKWDLDPRRCLRILVAARLVFPDAEVRLAGGREIHLRGLQPLALHVVNSIFLGDYLTSEGQAGAADLEMIRDAGFTVHDPAADPATDSGGADGGSGNGAAAEPAHRRDLVKPRRRGAGTALPPNA
- a CDS encoding TIGR03086 family metal-binding protein; translated protein: MPEPLDLHGEAMAEFDRRVRAVQLHQWADATPCTQWDVHDLVNHLVQEQLWAPHLLAGGTIEEAGDRYGGDRLGEEPAATWEIAAREARAAWLRPGVLDSTVHLSFGDAPATVYLWQMTFDLAVHAWDLARAIGEDDKLDPGLAEALEEWVGRQDFGASGLFDPPVEVPADADAQTRLLAATGRRP
- a CDS encoding TIGR03557 family F420-dependent LLM class oxidoreductase, producing MSRFGYFLATEEHSPRELIRQARRAEEAGFEALWISDHYHPWLDVQGQSAFVWSVIGAIGEVTSLPIGTAVTCPMVRIHPAIVAQAAATSAAQVRGGFTLGVGTGEALNEHILGDPWPAAAERREMLEEAVEVMRELWTGKLVNHDGVHYKVDTARLYTLPEQAPQVYVSAFGDKAARMAGRIGDGLVLMGPDTSTIEVFRDSGGAGKPIQAGMKACWGSDAEEAARYACEKWPNDAIPGEASQLLPLPRHYEQLSGLITPERIAESMPCGPDPQRHLDALQEYVDAGIDDVYVGQVGHRQDDFFEFYGDEVLPELKKRR
- a CDS encoding sugar porter family MFS transporter, which produces MNIVHVALIAGAAAMGGFLFGYDSSVINGAVAAIEDHFQVSSAVTGFTVAAALLGSAVGAAIAGGMADRFGRIRVMQIAAVLFAASAIGSALPFTIWDLMAWRVVGGIAIGIASVIAPTYIAEVSPPAYRGRLASLQQLAIVLGIALSQLVNYGLAVGAGGSALDYIGPLQAWQWMLGVEVLPALLYFVLSLGIPESPRYLVRIGKVERARTVLREVEGGDIEYRITEIRRALGSETKPRLSDLRGRFGLLPIVWIGMALSAFQQLVGINVIFYYSASLWQSVGVQETNALLLSLFTSIVNIIGTFIAIALVDKIGRKPLLLIGSAGMAVALGMTSYAFSHAQVAGDDANLPFEWGVVALLSASSFVLFFALSWGVVVWVLLGEMFPLRIRAAAMAVATATQWVANWLVTVTFPSLRDWSLPGTYAIYTAMAVLSFVFVWKLIRETKGRTLEEMGT